Proteins encoded in a region of the Perca fluviatilis chromosome 6, GENO_Pfluv_1.0, whole genome shotgun sequence genome:
- the LOC120560681 gene encoding transcriptional activator protein Pur-beta: protein MADGDSGSERGGGGSSSGGGGGGGGGSGFQQYQREVETQELASKRLDIQNKRFYLDVKQNAKGRFIKIAEVGAGGSKSRLTLSMSVAAEFRDYLGDFIEHYAQLGPSTPEQIAQSSGGDDSGPRRALKSEFLVRENRKYYLDLKENQRGRFLRIRQTVNRGPGFGVGVGGIPGAGLQAGQTIALPAQGLIEFRDALAKLIDDYGGDEEELAGGGGAGGYSELPEGTSIMVDSKRFFFDVGSNKYGVFLRVSEVKPSYRNSITIPFKAWGKFGGAFSRYAEEMKEIQERHRDKMYERRAGEESEGDDVDDD, encoded by the coding sequence ATGGCGGATGGGGACAGTGGCAGTGAGCGCGGTGGTggaggcagcagcagcggcggagggggaggaggaggaggcggcagCGGATTTCAGCAATACCAGCGGGAAGTGGAGACCCAGGAGCTGGCGTCGAAGCGGCTGGACATTCAGAACAAACGCTTCTACCTTGATGTAAAGCAGAACGCCAAAGGCCGGTTCATCAAAATCGCCGAGGTTGGCGCTGGGGGCTCGAAAAGTCGGCTGACCCTCTCTATGTCAGTTGCGGCAGAGTTCCGCGACTACCTGGGGGATTTCATAGAGCACTACGCCCAGCTTGGGCCTAGCACCCCGGAGCAGATCGCTCAATCATCCGGTGGGGATGACAGCGGGCCTAGACGGGCCCTGAAGAGCGAGTTCCTGGTGCGTGAGAACCGAAAATACTACCTCGACCTGAAGGAGAACCAGCGGGGTCGGTTTCTCCGGATACGGCAGACCGTCAACCGAGGCCCCGGTTTCGGAGTTGGAGTGGGTGGCATCCCCGGGGCTGGCCTGCAGGCCGGACAAACCATTGCACTACCGGCTCAAGGCTTAATAGAGTTTCGTGACGCTTTGGCCAAGTTGATAGACGACTACGGGGGAGATGAGGAGGAGCTGGCCGGCGGTGGAGGGGCCGGGGGCTACAGCGAGCTTCCGGAGGGCACCTCGATCATGGTGGACTCCAAGCGGTTCTTCTTTGACGTTGGGTCCAACAAGTACGGAGTTTTCTTACGGGTGAGCGAAGTGAAGCCCAGTTACAGAAACTCTATAACAATCCCCTTCAAGGCGTGGGGCAAGTTCGGGGGAGCGTTCAGCCGCTACGCcgaggaaatgaaagagatccaggagcGGCACCGTGATAAGATGTACGAGAGGAGAGCCGGAGAGGAGTCGGAGGGCGACGACGTGGACGACGATTGA